Proteins from a single region of Salinibacter grassmerensis:
- a CDS encoding site-2 protease family protein: MEPNQSSGDARIEVNTDSDSASTTAASQPTADRYWLHLLLFVLTLASTVYVGASWWANRLLHYEAHDQTISLLFLTLNQAWLVDGLRYAIPLVGFLTVHEFGHYFAARYHDVRTSLPYYIPFPFNGIGNFGAVISIRQRIPSTRSLFDIGVAGPLAGFVVALGALTYGFATLPPPEYLLDLPGHEALKAHIRQHGTFPDTRPTSGNGVPVLVVGYTPLYWALSQVFANVPPMYELYHYPVLFAGWLGLFFTALNLLPVGQLDGGHVMYALLGDKWHRRFAQAFVFVLLFSGGIGFMDGMQQPLQDVSPWLGRASWIILAAIYYGYLYKIFGGTDRRTWAGLAGLLLGVGAAMTLGWTGLGWTGWLVWSLLIIFLVRVKHPPVLRPQRLTPGRRILGYLAIAIFILCFSLQPLSTV; the protein is encoded by the coding sequence CGGCCTCGACGACGGCCGCGTCCCAACCGACGGCCGACCGCTACTGGCTGCACCTTCTTCTCTTCGTCCTCACGCTGGCATCCACGGTGTACGTGGGGGCCTCGTGGTGGGCCAACCGGCTGCTCCACTACGAGGCGCACGACCAGACGATCTCGCTCCTCTTCCTGACCCTCAATCAGGCCTGGCTCGTCGACGGACTGCGCTACGCGATTCCGCTCGTCGGCTTCCTCACGGTGCACGAGTTTGGGCACTACTTCGCGGCGCGGTACCACGATGTGCGCACGTCGCTGCCCTACTACATCCCCTTTCCGTTCAACGGAATCGGCAATTTCGGGGCTGTCATCAGCATTCGGCAGCGCATCCCGAGCACGCGCTCGCTTTTCGACATTGGGGTGGCCGGGCCGCTGGCGGGCTTCGTGGTTGCGCTCGGAGCACTGACCTACGGCTTCGCGACGCTCCCGCCCCCGGAATACCTGCTCGACCTGCCGGGGCACGAAGCGCTGAAGGCGCACATCCGGCAGCACGGAACGTTTCCGGACACGCGTCCGACCTCGGGCAACGGAGTGCCAGTCCTGGTGGTGGGGTACACGCCGCTCTACTGGGCCCTGTCCCAGGTCTTCGCGAACGTCCCGCCAATGTACGAGCTGTACCACTACCCGGTGCTCTTTGCGGGGTGGCTCGGGCTGTTCTTCACGGCGCTCAACCTGCTTCCGGTGGGCCAGCTCGATGGCGGGCATGTGATGTATGCGCTGCTGGGCGACAAGTGGCACCGCCGCTTCGCGCAGGCCTTCGTCTTCGTGCTGCTGTTCTCGGGGGGCATAGGATTCATGGACGGAATGCAGCAGCCCCTCCAGGATGTGAGTCCATGGCTGGGGAGGGCGTCATGGATCATCCTCGCGGCGATCTACTACGGCTACCTATACAAAATCTTTGGGGGGACCGATCGGCGCACCTGGGCTGGGCTGGCGGGCCTGCTGCTGGGGGTGGGGGCGGCGATGACACTTGGGTGGACGGGACTCGGATGGACCGGTTGGCTCGTGTGGAGTCTCCTGATTATCTTCCTCGTCCGTGTGAAGCACCCCCCGGTCCTGCGCCCGCAGCGACTGACGCCCGGGCGGCGGATCCTGGGGTACCTGGCCATTGCCATCTTCATTCTTTGCTTCAGCCTGCAGCCCCTGAGCACGGTTTAG
- a CDS encoding FlgD immunoglobulin-like domain containing protein, giving the protein MNRILVWLFVLGLAAAPAWGQGPPRLQELRPTTGLASNTVQELASAGDSLWAGPLLTVYVEDEARLFTPDDPVVERRLREGSNVVFSLAAEGGIRGASTVWAGLAFDAGGDAIGAGGFLVSTDGGASFATRPVPLDDAADTTITYGTGTLPAVPITQEAGSPPRDLAIEPQADTVWTAGGRSGLRRWTEQDSAWTRAVLPPDTSTRIEPSTPTDFLVAPPLDDGRGFQNHRALSVLVDETGTVWAGTAAGLNRSTPDDVGPSGDRAWRLFRPDGTPNSLTGQFVLGLAEQPRPNGRNPIWIATLRADGGSVLQRSGLTVTPDGGETFRQPLIGEQVNDVAARQTRVYAATENGLFVSENQGRTWRTVEEVSLAEESQAFPGELTARAVEVTPAALWVGTTEGLLRLDREQEPQLLPGEADARPPEWQLFRTEVPVNPDEPTEQVPDVETYAYPNPFVPSRDDAVRIVYDVPEPQTVKVSIYDFGMNRVRTLEEQEPDGQQEIVWDGTDASGLRLPTGTYLYTVEVGGTTVRGKILLSN; this is encoded by the coding sequence GTGAACCGCATTCTCGTGTGGCTTTTCGTGCTGGGGCTGGCCGCCGCGCCGGCGTGGGGACAGGGGCCGCCGCGCCTGCAGGAACTACGTCCGACGACGGGCCTGGCCAGCAATACGGTCCAGGAGCTAGCGTCGGCGGGCGACTCGCTCTGGGCGGGGCCCCTGCTCACCGTGTACGTGGAGGACGAGGCGCGCCTGTTCACGCCGGACGATCCGGTGGTGGAGCGTCGGCTCAGAGAGGGAAGCAATGTCGTGTTCTCGCTGGCCGCCGAGGGGGGCATACGAGGCGCCTCGACCGTCTGGGCGGGCCTCGCGTTCGACGCTGGGGGCGATGCGATTGGGGCGGGCGGATTTTTGGTGTCGACCGACGGCGGAGCGTCTTTCGCGACGCGACCGGTCCCGCTCGACGACGCGGCGGACACGACGATCACCTACGGTACAGGTACGCTCCCGGCGGTTCCGATCACGCAGGAGGCCGGGAGCCCTCCTCGGGATCTCGCGATCGAGCCCCAGGCCGATACCGTGTGGACTGCTGGGGGGCGCAGTGGCCTGCGGCGTTGGACGGAGCAGGACTCGGCCTGGACGCGAGCCGTGCTGCCCCCGGACACGAGCACCCGCATTGAGCCGTCCACGCCGACTGATTTCCTGGTAGCCCCGCCTCTCGATGACGGACGGGGCTTCCAGAACCACCGGGCCCTGAGTGTGCTGGTGGACGAGACAGGCACGGTATGGGCCGGCACCGCCGCCGGCCTCAACCGCTCGACGCCGGACGACGTCGGCCCGTCTGGGGACCGGGCCTGGCGCCTTTTTCGGCCGGACGGCACCCCCAACAGCCTGACGGGGCAGTTTGTGCTTGGGTTGGCCGAGCAGCCGCGCCCCAATGGGCGCAACCCGATCTGGATCGCCACCCTGCGGGCCGACGGGGGGAGTGTGCTCCAGCGCAGCGGGCTCACGGTGACGCCGGACGGGGGCGAGACCTTCCGGCAGCCCCTCATCGGGGAACAGGTGAACGACGTGGCGGCCCGTCAGACGCGCGTCTACGCCGCCACCGAGAACGGGCTCTTCGTGTCGGAGAATCAGGGGCGCACGTGGCGTACTGTTGAAGAGGTATCGCTCGCGGAAGAGAGTCAGGCGTTCCCGGGAGAGCTGACGGCCCGCGCCGTCGAGGTCACGCCCGCGGCGCTCTGGGTGGGGACGACGGAGGGTCTGTTGCGCCTGGACCGCGAACAAGAGCCCCAGCTCTTGCCCGGCGAGGCGGACGCCCGGCCCCCGGAGTGGCAGCTGTTTCGGACCGAGGTGCCCGTCAATCCCGACGAGCCGACCGAACAGGTGCCCGACGTCGAGACGTACGCCTACCCGAACCCATTCGTCCCGTCGCGCGACGATGCGGTACGGATCGTTTATGACGTTCCGGAGCCGCAGACGGTGAAGGTGTCCATCTACGACTTCGGGATGAACCGTGTGCGCACGCTCGAAGAGCAGGAGCCGGACGGCCAGCAGGAAATCGTCTGGGACGGAACCGACGCCTCGGGGCTCCGCCTGCCCACCGGCACGTACCTGTACACGGTCGAGGTAGGGGGCACGACGGTACGAGGGAAAATCCTGCTCTCAAACTGA
- a CDS encoding PorV/PorQ family protein: MRSWTLPSLVGRLGRQAGLSILLGIGLMAGLSVPASGQDVGTGAFSRLGFGARGMALGNALVADPSADVSPYYNPALLPAASGQRVSASAALMSFDRELQFLEFTAPLGPTAGIGLSLTHAGVNDIDGRNADGVRTETLSTDEFALSLAFGNRFADWLAVGTTLTLYQSDLLPEADPVRGFGVDLGVRVQPTERLSLAAAVKDLLARYEWDAAPVGGGSHTDRFPVRVQVGGGYALLDRRLQLLAEVESRYTARDRRTQQTLVTSGGPRAQTRTESFLLHDLRARVGAAYRPLESLRLRVGVDRLGVGDTSGLRPSAGFGVRQSIGDLDLRISYAATLEPYVRTVVNTGTVELFL, from the coding sequence ATGCGCAGTTGGACTCTTCCATCGCTAGTTGGCCGTTTGGGGCGGCAGGCGGGCCTGAGTATTCTGCTCGGGATTGGGCTGATGGCAGGACTGTCGGTCCCGGCCAGTGGTCAAGATGTGGGAACCGGGGCGTTTTCCCGTCTGGGATTTGGGGCCCGCGGCATGGCGCTGGGCAACGCGCTGGTGGCCGACCCGTCCGCGGACGTGAGTCCGTACTACAATCCGGCCCTGCTTCCGGCCGCCTCCGGCCAGCGGGTGTCGGCGTCCGCCGCGCTGATGTCGTTCGACCGGGAGCTGCAGTTCCTCGAGTTTACGGCGCCCCTCGGCCCGACCGCGGGGATTGGGCTGAGCCTCACCCACGCCGGCGTCAACGACATCGACGGCCGCAACGCCGACGGCGTGCGCACCGAAACGCTGTCGACCGACGAGTTTGCGCTCTCGCTTGCATTTGGCAACCGCTTCGCGGACTGGCTTGCGGTGGGCACCACCCTCACGCTGTACCAGTCCGACCTGCTGCCCGAGGCGGATCCCGTCCGAGGCTTCGGCGTCGACCTGGGCGTGCGTGTGCAGCCTACCGAGCGACTCTCTCTGGCTGCCGCCGTCAAGGATCTGCTGGCCAGGTACGAGTGGGACGCCGCCCCGGTGGGCGGGGGCAGCCACACGGACCGGTTCCCGGTGCGGGTGCAGGTGGGAGGGGGCTACGCGCTCCTCGACAGGCGTCTTCAACTCCTAGCGGAAGTAGAGTCCCGGTATACCGCACGGGACCGACGGACTCAACAGACCCTCGTCACGTCGGGCGGCCCGCGGGCCCAGACCCGAACCGAGTCGTTCCTCCTCCACGACCTGCGGGCACGGGTCGGGGCCGCCTACCGCCCCCTCGAGAGTCTTCGCCTTCGGGTGGGGGTCGACCGCCTTGGGGTGGGCGACACGAGCGGCCTTCGTCCCAGTGCCGGGTTCGGCGTGCGGCAATCGATTGGGGACCTCGACCTCCGCATCAGCTACGCGGCCACACTTGAGCCCTATGTCCGGACCGTCGTGAATACCGGGACCGTCGAGCTCTTTCTGTGA
- a CDS encoding CPBP family intramembrane glutamic endopeptidase, which yields MLHALAARLRTEWRRLRRAAVSLDGQTTFVLTAAAVLVVLQFILGDRGLFRTHLATFLPRDWQGLASWGWWFGMQGLLGFVVPATALRAFFAPTLDEIGLGLGEWRFASVVAALYLPVVAAGTWVLSDGAAFQEQYPHYQPATRDWAVFFIYEALFLFYWVGWEYLWRGFVLFGTAPTFGLSAIFVQALPFAALHVTKPWPEALLSVVGGIALGALVWRCRSFWIAVPIHAAQMMLLDLWCALRIRTGVSGVGLDALFELLSQLG from the coding sequence ATGCTGCACGCACTGGCCGCCCGTCTCCGGACGGAGTGGCGTCGCCTTCGCCGGGCCGCCGTCTCCCTCGACGGGCAGACGACGTTCGTCCTCACAGCCGCGGCGGTGCTCGTCGTTCTCCAGTTCATTCTGGGCGACCGCGGGCTTTTCCGCACTCACCTCGCAACGTTTCTCCCTCGAGACTGGCAGGGACTCGCAAGCTGGGGGTGGTGGTTTGGGATGCAGGGCCTGCTCGGCTTCGTGGTGCCGGCGACGGCCCTCCGAGCATTCTTCGCACCGACCCTCGACGAGATCGGTCTAGGCCTGGGCGAATGGCGATTTGCGAGCGTCGTCGCCGCCCTCTACCTGCCGGTCGTGGCAGCGGGGACGTGGGTGCTCTCCGATGGCGCAGCTTTTCAGGAGCAGTACCCGCACTACCAGCCGGCAACCCGGGACTGGGCCGTGTTCTTCATCTACGAGGCCCTGTTTCTCTTCTACTGGGTGGGGTGGGAGTATCTGTGGCGCGGGTTCGTGCTCTTCGGCACCGCACCGACCTTCGGCCTGTCGGCCATTTTTGTACAGGCGCTTCCCTTCGCCGCCCTCCACGTCACGAAGCCGTGGCCGGAGGCGCTGCTCTCCGTCGTGGGCGGCATCGCCCTGGGCGCCCTCGTCTGGCGCTGCCGCTCCTTCTGGATTGCCGTTCCCATCCACGCCGCCCAGATGATGCTGCTCGACCTGTGGTGTGCCCTCCGCATTCGAACGGGCGTGTCAGGGGTGGGCCTCGACGCCCTGTTCGAGCTTCTGTCCCAGCTTGGGTGA
- a CDS encoding S9 family peptidase — protein sequence MQICSNSASPYRPRVHRTVLASLLVGLLTGLVLPATASAQASSDEEQPIQARDLYRMREVTEVALSPRGRSVAYTVRRLSPGRSATPRARLYVTRTSGRDDPRLLSQNRHHAREPAWHPDGTHLAFVRPVDGTPQVFVLPLNGGIPYQLTDTPHGAQAPQWGPGGEQLLFASRVPEPAVHRQTDRRPPTERPGRAPADTVRAPAPDTLLVLRHDRTLNPVDSLPVDAGGRLRTPTDTTDTLQIPQHPSIPDTLAAPPVHRLAALSPDSVRAVFDQFRLRPDTTTVAVRPDTAATPDGNLTQIRRWMHQNRRSGTALVSSRLELQGERRLQPTPAYRHHYVVDVPPGIRSGRPPRPTPRLVTGGYRSYGQADWLPGGGQIVVSGMPSTNRSPDRVRRRALFVADLDRPRLRRLLRIENYALTDPAVTTDGSTVAFRLASLSRTSDAPADVGIFDLDGRSQPRVLTSALDRDVASVEWAPDGWYLYATAPSEGGRPLFRFTPFARDTTDADPRAQSPDMPADRATSRNEFTLDSTMVRPAEAEQMTGAARAIHSFDVTNATAVYASTDPATPSALYANTVSFNNERPLATPNAEWLARRQIAKPSRVTISRDSLDVTGWVTRPVAFPDSLRHPLFVQARGGPPELSAPYTPETWFERQYLAGRGLGLVEGFPRGSAGFGTAFRRANDQNWGPGPARDVLALADSAATLSWTDSTQVALGGTGYGGTLAAWLLGQTDRFAAAVALNGVYDLPALLGGGRAWRLVPEEFGGYPWEGVPPLSLGDPTLSFGLLSPDSTARTPWTALHRNSPLTYAHLIRTPLLLMQGGTDRRVGPSQGERLYKRLKILDRPVEYVRYPGVGHDVSASASPRQRLDRLVRTHEFLARFLDLPAPPGSSRTTNRP from the coding sequence ATGCAAATCTGTTCCAACTCGGCGTCACCGTATCGCCCTAGGGTCCACCGAACGGTTCTCGCGTCCCTTCTGGTGGGCCTCCTCACGGGCCTCGTTCTCCCCGCAACGGCATCTGCACAGGCTTCCTCGGACGAAGAGCAGCCCATCCAGGCCCGGGACCTGTATCGGATGCGAGAGGTGACGGAGGTCGCGCTTTCTCCCCGCGGGCGCTCCGTGGCCTATACGGTGCGCCGCCTTTCACCCGGCCGGTCCGCCACGCCTCGTGCCCGGCTGTACGTGACGCGGACGAGCGGACGGGACGACCCGCGTCTGCTGTCTCAGAACCGGCACCACGCCCGAGAGCCTGCCTGGCACCCCGACGGCACACACCTTGCCTTCGTGCGCCCTGTAGATGGCACGCCGCAGGTGTTCGTCCTTCCCCTCAATGGGGGCATTCCGTATCAGCTGACCGATACGCCGCACGGCGCTCAGGCCCCCCAGTGGGGCCCCGGTGGGGAGCAACTGCTCTTCGCGAGCCGCGTCCCCGAACCGGCGGTCCATCGACAGACGGACCGTCGACCTCCCACTGAGCGCCCTGGCCGGGCGCCCGCGGACACCGTTCGTGCTCCTGCGCCCGATACCCTCCTCGTCCTCCGACACGACCGGACGCTCAACCCTGTCGACTCCCTTCCGGTGGACGCGGGCGGCCGGCTTCGGACGCCCACGGACACGACTGACACCCTACAAATCCCGCAGCATCCGTCCATCCCGGACACCCTCGCCGCCCCGCCCGTGCATCGCCTCGCGGCGCTCTCCCCCGATAGCGTGCGGGCGGTGTTTGATCAGTTTCGGCTCCGTCCCGACACGACGACGGTCGCCGTGCGGCCCGACACTGCCGCCACCCCGGACGGCAACCTCACGCAAATTCGGCGATGGATGCACCAGAACCGCCGGTCCGGGACGGCCCTCGTCTCGTCCCGGCTCGAGCTGCAGGGCGAGCGGCGGCTCCAGCCCACACCGGCCTACCGCCACCACTACGTTGTGGACGTTCCCCCCGGCATCCGCTCCGGGCGCCCCCCACGCCCCACGCCTCGTCTCGTGACGGGCGGCTACCGCTCGTACGGCCAGGCCGACTGGCTCCCCGGGGGCGGGCAGATCGTCGTAAGCGGGATGCCCTCCACGAATCGATCGCCCGACCGCGTCCGCCGGCGCGCCCTGTTCGTGGCCGACCTTGACCGCCCCCGGCTTCGTCGCCTGCTTCGCATTGAGAACTACGCCCTGACGGACCCCGCCGTCACGACGGACGGCAGCACAGTGGCCTTCCGCCTCGCGTCGCTCTCCCGAACGAGCGACGCGCCCGCAGACGTCGGGATTTTTGACCTGGACGGTCGGTCACAGCCCCGCGTTCTCACGAGCGCCCTCGACCGGGACGTGGCGTCCGTCGAGTGGGCGCCCGACGGCTGGTACCTGTACGCGACGGCCCCCTCAGAGGGCGGCCGTCCCCTCTTCCGCTTCACCCCCTTCGCCCGAGATACGACCGACGCGGATCCGCGGGCCCAGAGCCCGGACATGCCCGCAGACCGGGCCACCTCGCGGAACGAATTCACGCTCGACTCGACCATGGTTCGGCCCGCCGAGGCCGAACAGATGACGGGGGCCGCACGGGCCATACATTCATTCGACGTAACCAACGCGACCGCCGTCTACGCCTCGACGGACCCAGCCACACCCTCCGCCCTCTACGCCAACACCGTCAGCTTCAACAACGAGCGGCCCCTCGCCACGCCCAATGCCGAGTGGCTGGCCCGTCGACAGATCGCGAAGCCCAGCCGCGTGACCATCTCCCGCGACAGCCTCGACGTGACCGGATGGGTGACGCGTCCGGTTGCCTTTCCGGATTCGCTTCGGCATCCCCTGTTCGTGCAGGCGCGAGGCGGGCCTCCAGAGTTGAGTGCCCCCTACACGCCAGAAACGTGGTTCGAGCGACAGTACCTTGCGGGACGCGGACTGGGGCTCGTGGAGGGGTTTCCGCGGGGCTCGGCGGGCTTCGGGACGGCCTTCCGGCGCGCCAACGACCAAAACTGGGGCCCTGGCCCCGCCCGCGACGTCCTCGCCCTTGCGGACTCCGCCGCGACCCTGTCCTGGACCGACTCCACCCAGGTCGCGCTCGGCGGCACGGGGTACGGCGGCACCCTTGCCGCCTGGCTCCTTGGTCAGACGGACCGGTTCGCCGCGGCCGTTGCGCTCAATGGCGTGTACGACCTCCCGGCCCTGCTGGGCGGCGGCCGTGCGTGGCGCCTCGTGCCGGAGGAGTTTGGCGGGTATCCCTGGGAGGGCGTTCCGCCGCTTTCGCTCGGCGACCCTACACTCTCCTTCGGGCTTCTGTCTCCCGACTCGACCGCCCGGACGCCCTGGACCGCCCTTCACCGCAACTCGCCACTCACGTACGCACACCTGATCCGCACGCCGCTCCTGCTGATGCAGGGCGGGACCGACCGGCGCGTGGGGCCGTCTCAGGGTGAGCGTCTGTACAAACGCCTCAAGATCCTGGATCGCCCCGTCGAGTACGTGCGGTATCCTGGGGTGGGGCATGACGTGTCCGCCTCGGCCTCTCCGCGTCAGCGCCTCGACCGTCTCGTGCGGACCCACGAGTTCCTTGCGCGCTTCCTGGACCTGCCTGCGCCGCCTGGCTCCTCCCGGACGACCAATCGCCCCTGA
- a CDS encoding acyloxyacyl hydrolase: MHARLAVVALLVSLGVVVPCVGQTTDSLAPAPSTNAIGVWAGGSFATGRLIGNIRRARMGLIGLRYHRLLAPSSRTPLSDGPTLTYTADLLPVLFLSIPAGALSPLPSDRPAPERTSSPSRPQGRTAVGVGVRPAGLRLTFRPDEHLQPFLAGSTGLAFFNRSVPNALGRSLNFMFDVGAGVRVVVTSALILTAGYRYHHLSNGFRGQINPGVDANLFQLGVTVSP; this comes from the coding sequence TTGCACGCTCGCCTCGCCGTCGTCGCCCTACTTGTCAGCCTCGGGGTCGTTGTCCCTTGTGTAGGGCAGACGACGGACAGCCTCGCCCCCGCCCCCTCCACGAACGCCATCGGCGTGTGGGCCGGCGGTTCGTTCGCGACCGGACGCCTCATCGGAAACATCCGGCGTGCAAGGATGGGGCTGATCGGGCTGCGCTACCATCGCCTCCTCGCCCCATCCTCTCGCACTCCACTTTCCGACGGCCCGACCCTCACGTACACGGCAGACCTGCTTCCCGTTCTCTTCCTGTCGATTCCAGCCGGCGCCCTCTCCCCCCTTCCGTCCGACAGGCCTGCTCCCGAACGGACGTCTTCCCCTTCTCGTCCCCAGGGGCGGACCGCGGTCGGCGTGGGGGTGCGCCCGGCGGGCCTGCGGCTCACCTTCCGGCCCGACGAGCATCTCCAACCGTTCCTGGCGGGGAGCACCGGCCTCGCGTTCTTCAACCGCTCCGTCCCAAATGCGCTGGGGCGGTCGCTGAACTTTATGTTCGACGTGGGGGCGGGCGTCCGTGTGGTCGTGACCTCTGCCCTGATTCTCACTGCCGGCTACCGCTATCACCACCTGTCGAATGGCTTCCGTGGACAAATCAATCCCGGCGTTGATGCAAATCTGTTCCAACTCGGCGTCACCGTATCGCCCTAG
- a CDS encoding alpha/beta fold hydrolase, translating to MELFYNQYGDSGSPFIILHGLLGAHGNWHTLSRTAFQNVARVYAVDQRNHGRSPHADAMDYPTLAADLRRFIDRHALAPAAVMGHSMGGKTAMQTALSHPDRVDRLIVVDMAPKAYPPHHTKLLDALARIDPTAYDGRDEIDDVLAEDVSSWPVRQFLLKNLDYDGETYTWRMNLDAIRAHYDDITAALPRASTYEGPALFVRGGASDYVADEDREDIRARFPNAELVTIDGAGHWVHADAPDALAEVVTDFLAETAS from the coding sequence ATGGAGCTTTTCTACAACCAGTACGGCGACTCCGGGTCTCCGTTCATCATTCTCCACGGCCTTCTTGGCGCGCACGGCAACTGGCACACCCTCAGCCGGACGGCGTTCCAAAACGTCGCTCGCGTGTACGCCGTGGATCAGCGCAACCACGGACGGTCGCCCCACGCCGACGCGATGGACTACCCGACCCTTGCGGCGGACTTGCGCCGGTTTATCGATCGGCACGCCCTCGCCCCGGCCGCCGTGATGGGCCACTCGATGGGCGGGAAGACCGCCATGCAGACTGCCCTCTCGCATCCGGACCGGGTCGACCGACTGATCGTCGTCGACATGGCCCCGAAGGCGTATCCACCCCACCACACCAAACTGCTGGACGCACTGGCCCGCATTGACCCGACGGCGTACGACGGGCGTGACGAGATCGACGACGTGCTGGCCGAGGACGTGTCGTCCTGGCCCGTCCGCCAGTTTCTGCTCAAAAATCTCGACTACGACGGCGAGACCTATACCTGGCGCATGAACCTGGACGCCATCCGTGCGCACTACGACGACATCACGGCCGCCCTGCCGCGCGCGTCGACCTACGAGGGGCCGGCGCTCTTCGTCCGGGGCGGGGCCTCGGACTACGTGGCCGACGAGGACCGCGAGGACATCCGGGCGCGCTTCCCCAACGCCGAGCTCGTGACCATCGACGGGGCGGGGCACTGGGTCCACGCCGACGCGCCCGACGCGCTGGCCGAAGTGGTGACCGACTTCCTCGCGGAGACGGCCTCGTGA
- a CDS encoding SDR family oxidoreductase — protein MDLGLSNRTAFVAGASKGLGRATAHELAQEGCNVALCSRDGDRIQAAAKAIRDDTDAEVLPLVCDVTDAEQVESAIAQTANTFGGLHVLVTNAGGPPSGAATELDPSDYRDAVELNLMSTISLCDAALPHLRTAAAEDDHARVIMVTSVSSKQPIPTLALSNTARAGVQGYAKSLADDLGPTGITVNTVLPGYTRTQRLEDLADEIQERTGQSRTEIEAGWADDNALPRIGEPDEFAATVAFLAGARAGYVTGVAFPVDGGRSKHLL, from the coding sequence ATGGACTTAGGACTTTCGAACCGGACCGCTTTCGTGGCCGGGGCCAGCAAAGGACTGGGCCGGGCGACCGCCCACGAGCTCGCCCAGGAAGGGTGCAACGTCGCCCTGTGCTCGCGGGACGGGGACCGCATTCAAGCGGCGGCGAAGGCCATCCGCGACGACACGGACGCCGAGGTGCTGCCTCTCGTCTGTGACGTGACCGACGCGGAGCAGGTGGAGAGCGCCATCGCCCAGACGGCCAACACGTTCGGCGGTCTCCACGTGCTCGTCACCAATGCCGGCGGCCCCCCCTCCGGAGCGGCCACGGAGCTGGACCCCTCCGACTACCGCGACGCGGTGGAGCTCAATCTGATGAGCACCATCTCGCTCTGCGACGCCGCGCTCCCCCACCTCCGCACGGCGGCGGCAGAGGACGACCACGCCCGCGTCATTATGGTAACGAGCGTGTCGTCGAAGCAGCCCATTCCCACCCTTGCGCTGTCCAACACGGCCCGCGCCGGCGTGCAGGGCTACGCCAAGAGCCTGGCCGATGACCTGGGTCCCACCGGCATCACGGTCAACACCGTGCTGCCCGGCTACACCCGCACGCAGCGGCTCGAGGACCTGGCCGATGAGATTCAGGAGCGAACGGGCCAGTCGCGGACGGAGATCGAGGCGGGCTGGGCGGACGACAACGCGCTTCCGCGCATTGGCGAGCCGGACGAGTTTGCCGCGACGGTGGCCTTCCTTGCCGGGGCGCGTGCCGGCTACGTGACCGGGGTGGCGTTCCCTGTCGATGGGGGGCGCAGCAAGCATCTTCTGTGA
- a CDS encoding alpha/beta fold hydrolase, with the protein MSDSSSSSSFGRALLTTGATLAGTYASLAAARWAYRRTLPSPLSLPPALDLEPRPFETPDGRAQYYVRPGTGPPIVLLHSFNAVASSREMQPIAKHLATTTDRPVYALDWLGFGRSDREPRAYSPALYEQQLYHFLDEVPEAAADVVALSLGAEYAAQVALQAAPLVRRLVLVSPTGLAPTQGPSTPGRLGLALADHTGAFELLYHRLTRRSSLWDYYARQVFLSPDAIPDALLDYAEQTAQVRGAYRAPLRFVDGTLSIPDVSDDVYARLYRPTLLLTPTTPGSTVQSFDRLPTVLSQNARDLSHQALPGGLLPHWEAPAPFFDAVDTFLDLH; encoded by the coding sequence ATGTCCGACTCCTCTTCATCCTCCTCGTTTGGGCGCGCCCTGCTCACCACCGGTGCGACCCTGGCCGGCACCTACGCCAGCCTTGCCGCCGCCCGGTGGGCCTACCGACGCACGCTGCCGTCGCCTCTGTCCCTGCCTCCGGCGCTCGACCTGGAGCCGCGTCCGTTCGAGACGCCGGACGGCCGTGCACAGTATTACGTCCGTCCCGGCACCGGGCCACCGATCGTGCTGCTCCACAGTTTCAACGCGGTCGCGTCGAGCCGCGAGATGCAGCCCATCGCCAAGCATCTGGCAACGACCACCGACCGGCCCGTCTATGCGCTCGACTGGCTCGGCTTCGGGCGGTCGGATCGGGAGCCCCGGGCCTACTCCCCGGCGCTGTACGAGCAACAGCTCTACCACTTCCTCGACGAGGTGCCCGAGGCCGCCGCCGACGTCGTCGCGCTGTCGTTGGGAGCGGAATACGCCGCCCAGGTGGCCCTCCAGGCCGCCCCGCTCGTGCGCCGACTCGTGCTCGTTTCCCCGACCGGCCTCGCCCCCACGCAGGGCCCCTCCACGCCCGGTCGCCTGGGGCTCGCCCTGGCCGATCACACCGGCGCGTTCGAGCTGCTCTATCACCGCCTCACCCGGCGCTCGTCGCTCTGGGACTACTACGCGCGGCAGGTTTTCCTGAGCCCCGACGCCATCCCCGACGCGCTGCTCGACTACGCCGAACAGACCGCTCAGGTCCGCGGGGCCTACCGGGCTCCCCTCCGGTTCGTGGACGGTACCCTCTCAATCCCAGACGTCTCAGACGACGTCTACGCCCGCCTCTACCGGCCCACCCTCCTCCTCACCCCCACTACGCCCGGCTCCACCGTACAATCGTTCGACCGACTCCCTACGGTCCTCTCTCAGAACGCACGCGATCTCTCCCACCAGGCGCTTCCCGGGGGCCTGCTCCCCCACTGGGAGGCGCCGGCGCCCTTTTTCGACGCCGTGGACACCTTCCTCGACCTCCACTGA